DNA from Leptospira bandrabouensis:
ATCGGTGGCGACAACTTCTCTTTCATTAACTTTATTATTAGAGTTTCTTTGGATGGGTTCTGGATCAGTATTTTGTTTGGTCTGGTCCCTTTCGAATTTAATACAAAATAGAAATACCTCTGGATTTGTTTGGTCTTTTGTTTTGTTTTCTACAGGGCTTTGGTTACTCACCGGAGCATTTATGTTCACTGGGTTTTACCAATACCTTCCTACCATAGCCTTAGTGCATATTCCCTTCGTATTTCTTTCTGCAACGTTACTTTATTTGTATTTGGAATACCTGTTTTTAGAGAAACCAATCCATATCAAAATTTATCATTTTGTTCCTGCCTTTCTATCTGTTATTTTTTTGATTCCATTTTATCTAGAATCCAATACGCAACAATTGGAAATTTTGGAACAACTTGGTAAAACGGAATATGGATCAGTTATCGTTGGACTAAACTTTGGTATTAAGATATCCATTTTGTTATCTGTAGGAACTTTTTTAATCAAAGAGTGGATTCCTAACGTTAGGTTGTCTGTTTTTTTTACAAAGAAAGCCATTTACTCTTTAATTTTTATCCTTCTAATTTGGATCGACTTATTACTAGGCAGTATTGGATTTACGTTTCAAATTCCTTTTTTTCGTAAACTCAGTGCCTATCTATTGCCTGTTCTTATGTATTTTTATTATTTTACTCGAGAACTTTGGGCACCATTTGTTTCTGATGTGCGTGATAGCATCCAAAGAAACAAATACGAAAAATCCAAATTGGTTTCAGTTCAGTTAGAAACCATCGACCAAAGATTGTATGAATTGATGTGTGAAAAAGTGTTTTGTGATGAAGACTTGAGTCTTTCTAAACTCGCAGAGATGGCAGAGGTCAAACCAGGACAACTTTCTGAATACTTTCACAAACGGTATGGATTTGGATTTTACCAATACATCAATCAATATAGGATCGATGAGGCAAAACGTTTGTTATTGGAATCAGAAGAAAGATCCATACTTTCCATAGCAGATTCTGTTGGGTTTAATTCTAAATCAACCTTCAACCGTGTATTTTTGGAGACGGTTGGATCTACCCCTTCCGAGTTTCGCAAACAATCAAAACTGGCTTAAGTCCACACAATTTCGAAGTCTCAAAGAATTCCTCAAGACGACAGTTGTAAAAATCTAAATTAGAATTGGTTTGTAACGAGGAAATTCCATGCGAACCATGATTGATTTTTATTTAAACCTTCCAGCCAAATTCGGAAACAAAAATGCTTTTGCTACCCGAGTTGGGGCTGGCGTTTATCAGTATAAAACTTACGACGACTTACTCATTGATGCAAAAGATTTAGCATTTGGATTGCGTTCAGGTTTGTCAGAAAGAGAAAAGGTGGCCATCTTTGCTGACAATGCATACGAGTGGATACAAACAAGTATTGCGGTGACATTACTTGGAGCCGTTGATGTTCCGAGGGCTTCTGATGTCACCGACCAAGATATATTATATATTTTGAATCATTCGGAATCAAAAATTCTTTTTGTAGAGAATGAAACTGTATTCAAACGAGTGATTCGTTTGGAATCAGAGTTGGAATATTTAAAAGAAATTGTCATTCTCTATCCTCCGAAAGAAGGGAATAAAGAATTAAGTTCTAGGAAAATTAAAATATCAACCTTACAAGAGATAGTCGCCAAAGGTAAGGAACTTCGTAAAGCCGATCCATCTGATTCCTTTTTTTTAAATTCTACTATCAAAGAATCTGATTTATTTACGATGATTTATACTTCGGGAACTACTGGTACTCCTAAAGGAGTGATGTTGACACATGGGAATATTTTATTCCAACTTAAAAATCTTCCGATTCGGTTACAAAAGGGAGATAGAACCTTATCAATTTTACCAGTTTGGCATATCTTTGAAAGAATTTTTGAAATCTTTAGTTTATACTACGGAGCTTGTACTTATTACAGCAGTGTTCGTACTTTAAAAGAAGACTTAAGATTTGTTAAACCACACTTTATGGCTTCTGCACCAAGACTTTGGGAAAGTATCTATTCTGGTATTTTAGGAACTCTTTCCAAATCTTCTGCAACCAAACAAAAAATGTTTCAAATTGCTATGTTCTTTGCGAAAAGATTTTTTATTTCAAGACAAGTGATTACTGGAAATGTTTTGGATATTCATCCAGTAGTATTTTGGAAACAAATCCTTCGTTTTGTTTATCATTTATTTAGATTCTTTTTGGTATGTGTTCCACATTTCTTTTTTGATTTTTTAGTATTGTCCAAGATTAGAAAGGCAACTGGTGGTGAACTTCGCGGTTCTTGTTCTGGTGGGGGAGCACTTCCATATCATGTAGATGAATTTTTTAACACAATTGGAATTCCTGTATTAGAAGGTTATGGTATGACTGAAACGGCACCTGTCCTTGCTATGCGAACCTTTGAAGAAATCATTCCTGGTTCTGTAGGTCGTATTTTCCCAAAAACAAATTTAAGGCTTGTGGATCTTCATACAGGAGAAGTTTTTTTAGATACAGAGGTTGGGAAATTTGTATTTGGAAGAAAAGGTGAGATCCATGTGAAGGGAAAACAGGTGATGGCAGGTTATTATAAAAATCCTGATGCTACTAATAAAGTGTTGGTGGATGGTTGGTTAAATACCGGTGACTTAGGAATTTTCACTGCAAATCATAATTTAAGGATTGTGGGTCGATCCAAAGAAACAATCGTTCTGTTAGGTGGTGAAAACGTAGAGCCAGTTCCCATTGAATCGAAAATTTTAGAATCGGAATGGATTGACCAATGTATGGTGGTTGGCCAAGACCAAAAGTATTTGAGTGTTCTTGTTTACCCGAATGTTTCTCGATTTGATGAACCATTATCTGGGGAATTTTGGAAACAAAAAGAAGTGATTCAAAAAATAGAATCTGAAATTAAAGCAAAAGTAAATGCACAAACTGGATTCAAATCTTTTGAAAGAGTGGTTGGAGTGGCGATATTACCAAAACCGTTTGAAGTGGGTGATGAACTAACTGCCAAATTATCTTTAAAAAGACATGTGATTACAGAGAAATACAAATCTGAAATTGCCAAATTGTATTCCAATAACTGAAAATAAACAAATTCAGTGATTAGATTTTATTAGTGGAGGACTTAGTTTCCTCCACTAATCCTTGTTATGTTGATACTGAAACTTCTGTCGGCACTTTGTCCGCTAAAGTCTTTAGTTTGAACTTTGATGACATTTTCTCCTGCCTTTAAATTCAAAACTCCCACCAAATACCTGTCTTTAAAAAAAAGATCATCAAAACTATGGCCTTCTTTTGTTTTCCATTTCCCATCTTCAAATCGAAGGGATTCGAAATTTGCCTGTTTGTAAGCCTCTCCATTAAAAAGGAATTTTACTTCCTTAATCCCTCTCCTTTGGCTATTTTTAATTCCCCCATCAATGATACTGACAGTCAGTGGGAAGGCTTTGGATACATTGATATTGTCGCCATCATTTAAATTGGTGTAATTTTCTCCCACATGGATGAAGAGGTTGGCTATTTGGGGAGGCATATTGTCTTCTACGGGAGGAAGGTAGGTCAGAGGATCGAGAAGTGTTTTTCCATAGTCCTTCCCCAAAACAAAGTGAAGGTGGCCCCCAGTAGAGTGTCCTGTATTCCCGGAAATTCCAATGGTATCCCCAGCAGAGACTTGTTTGCCTGTCCTAACTTTCTCGTTTCTTGTGCCACCTAAGTGGTAGTAACCGCTCACATAACCGTTTTTATGTGCAATCCAGACAATGTTCCCGGAACCACGTTCCTCTTCGAAAGGATCATCTTCCGCATAACGGGAGTATAGTATAAATCCTTGGCTCATACTTTTAACCGGTTGGAAAACGGAAGAAATATCCAAACCATTGTGGAAGTGGTCTTTTCTGGATTCACCAAAGGTACTTGTGATAAGACCTGGCAGTTCCAAACCTTGGATGGGCCAAACAAATTCCGGTTTTATATCGGAGACTGGTTCCTCTGCGAAAATAAAACTTGCCAAGAGACTGAATACTACAACAATACTTCTCATGTTTAGAGAAGTCTCCTGGCAGGTTCCTTTTTTGGAAAGTAGATAATGAAACAGACTTCTTATACCACTGAAGAAATTTTAGAGATTGTCAAAGCATGTGGTGCCGGCGATGAGAAGGCACTCCGCACTTTTTTTGATATTTATTCCCAAGACATATACAATTTCCCAATTCGAGTCTTTCATCTGAGCGAGGATGATGCTTCCGACTATTATATTTATGCTTTTGAAAGGTTAAAAACGGGGAAACGTTTCAAAAGTTTTGTGGGAAAATCTAGTTTTAAAACCTGGTTTTTTTCGGTTTTGAGAAACTTACTCATCGATTGGCAACGCACCAAACGCGAAGTCAAAACCCAAACCATTTCCAAAGTCAATAAAGAAGGGAAAGAATACAGCACCATCGAGGACGAACCAGACAAGAGATCCGAGGCTTTGGCTTTGGCCATTGATGTGTCGGACCAGTTCCATTCCGTACTATCCACAATCAAAATTGAAAACCGCGTAGTTTTTAAACTCTCCTTTGTTTATTACCTGCATTTGGATCCAGAAGAGGTTCATTATATCGCTGAAAAAACAAACCGGTCTGAGGAAGAGATCCGACTTGAAATTTTGAGACTCAGAGAAGAACTTTCTGGCCGTGAAGAAGAAAATTTAAAAATGGAAGATAAAATCACATCTCTGTATTTGAATATTCTGGATTTGAAGGAACAAAAAAAATCAAAGGCCCAAGGGGATTCCGTAGAAGCCCAATATTATAAAGAGAGACTGGACCATGCTTTGTCCAAAAAGTATGAGCAGAGAAAGAAATTAATCGAGAAAAAACAAAAAGGCCATTTTCTTGTCCGAACCCCTTATCGAGAGATTGCCAAAATCTTAGGGATTTCCGAAGGTGGTGTCAGTGTGACCTTGCTAAGAGTTCTCGAAAAAATGCAAAAAAAAATGCATTCGATGGCTGGAGAGGGCTGATTTCCTTCGTCATACTTTAAGAGAGCGGAGTTTGACATGGAAGATCAGGGTTTTAACGTAGAGACGATGGAGCTGGCTAGAGAGATTTTTATCCGAGGCGAATTTCCGAGTGAGGGTGAGTTGCAAAATCATCCCAATTTACAGGAAGCTTTCTTGTTTTGTGAGGAGACCTTCTTTGCTCATTTACGGCAAGAGACTGTGTCGGAACACCCTTTCGCCGAATCCTTGGATCTAACGAAAGCCGAGTTGGTGATGACGAAAGCGCCACTTCCTTTGCCAGAATTTTTAAAAGAATATACCCGCCAAAATTTGATCCTGCCTGAAAAGAAAGACAGTTTGATCGTTCGACTCACTAAGTCAGGGATTCGAGTGATCGATAGTCTTGTGGAATCTTTACAAATTCGGGAAAGTTTGGAATTTGCTCCCTCTATGCGTTCTGCTTCGGCAGAGGTTAGTTCTGGTGATGCGAATGCGGTTATCTTTGAAGAAACCACTAGCGAAAACCAAAAGTTTTATTATCAAATTGTAAAAGAAAACCAGGGAGAGGTTTACCTCTCGGTGAAGGCAGAAGGAACTCCGGCTTTTCAACAAGTGAACTTACGTAGAGAAGGAAGGTTTATTCTTTCTAGTAAAATCGGCTTAGAAGGGAGTGCGAGTTTTTCAGGTTTAGTCCCAGGTAGTTACACCATAGAGTTTGTTGGTCCTGGCCAATCAAAATCGTTTGACTTGTCTATCCTAGTTGGATAGGTTCATGGGAGCATGCTCTCCCTAATCATCGATAGAGTTGGTAACGTAAATATCTTCAATGTTTTGGAAGACCATCTTCCTGTAGAAGAATCCCATATTCAGTCTACGCTAGACGATGATTTAATATTAGAATATTTAGGAGAAGTGGAAAGACTTGTCCACGTTTCTCAATCGGTTCTTTCCAAACCAAACCAAATTCTCAATGCGGATATCTTACAAGATTTAAAAATCCTTGGTGAAACCTTTTACCAACAGTTTTTTCCACAATCGATTATTGAAAAATTAAAAAATACAACCAAACATAGCATACATTTTAATATTGATCCAACCCTTGCTTTAGTTCCTTGGGAATTATTACATGATGGAACCAGTTTCCTTTCTGACAAGTTTAGGATTGGAAAAACCATTCGAGGTGGGTTACACCGTCCTACACACCATGAAAACAGAAAGATCAAAATGCTCATCATTGCCGATCCGACAGAAGACCTTCCTCATGCGCAAAAAGAAGGTGAGGTTTTGTTTTCTGTTCTTAGCCAAAAGGTTCCTACACATCTTTTAGAGTTAGAATTTATAGGTGGCAAACAGGTCACCAAACTAAAGTTACTTTCTCTAATAAAAGATAAACATATCATACATTATTCAGGACACCTTCATTTTTCGGATGATTCATTGGAGAACGGTTGGTTATTATCTGACGGAAAAGTATTAAAAGCACGTGAAATTAAATCAACTGGCATTGATACTGATTTAGTATTTTCCAATTCTTGTATGTCTGCAAAGTCAGCCGGCAAAAAATTAAATACAAATGTGATGAACCAGTATGCAGGTGCATTTTTGACTGCCGGTATCAAAACTTTTGTCGGTACCAATTGGGAAATTTTAGACAATGAAAGAACCATCGATTTTACCGTAAGGTTTTATACTTTTTTGTTTTCTGACAAATCAGTAGGTGAGTCTTTGTTTTTGTCCAAAGAATTTGCAAGACGGAACTATCATGCCAATGATTTAACTTGGGCAAACTATGCATTGTATGGTAATCCAGATTTTTCTTTATTTGTAAAAGAAAGAAGAAATTTCCATTCAGCAAAGATTTTAAATCCAACATCAGTATTAGAATTTTATCCTACACCGATTGCCGTTGCTTATTCCAAGTTAGTGAACTCAGGAAAATCGAAAACAACTGGTAAAAACAATATCCTCGGTTTGGCTAAGTTGTTTGAAGCAATCAGTCAAGTGGTTGGGATGATGGTGTTTAGTGATCATGCCGCCCATGCAATGAACAAATCAATACCAAATAACCCTGATGATGCGGTTACCTTAAGGAAATGGTGGGAACTTGTCTACGGATGTGTTTGGGATTTTCAAAAACTAAAAATTGCAAGTATTTTAGAGTTGGCATTACCTGTTTTACACGAACAAAAAGAAACTATTTTTAAAATTGTAGGATGGATGGAATCTTGGGAAAGAGATGAAATCCAAGAAGAAGAAATCGAATCTTACCAAATCATTCTCCAGTTCTTTTTAGAAAATATGTTACTTGAGTTTTCCGAATTAGAAAAAGTAAGTATTCTTCTTGTTTCAGAAAATCATAATCCCCATTTTTATTTTAAAGGGATTAAACCTGCCTACTTGTATCCATCTTCTCCTGGATCCAAAGACAAATTACAAGAACAACTTTCTAAACACAAAGGAAACCTTGTCCTTTTACATGAAAGTCGTAAAATTGTGATTCCTTTTCCCACTTACTTTAAAGAAAAAAAAGAAACTGGGGACTTGGAACTTGTCTTTAATGGACTTACTCCTTTTGTTTTAGGAGCTAAGCAGAATTGAGTTTATGCCATCCGGAAGTTGGGAACGTCTCTTGTGGTGCCTGCTGTGGTTTATTTAATTTAAAACTCCAACCAAAAGAATTTAAAACACTTTTGTTAGAAAGAACTTCCGAATTTCAGTCTACCGTAGATTTTGAAGTTCGTCATACCTTTCCAATATACCGTAAAGAAAGGGAAACGAAAGAAGTTTTCATTCCTAAAAAAGATGAGATGACTTACAATTGTCCCTTTTTGGGATACGTAGATAGCGCCAAACAACGAATTGGTTGTATGATTCATCCCATTTTTACGGGAGACCCAAAAAGCCAAAATTTTTCTTTTTATGGTGCTTCCATTTGCCAAGCCTATGATTGTAAAAACAAAGAAAGTGCATTGGCTGATCTTTGGGAAACTTTCTTTGTGGAAGTGGCAAAAGACTCGGTTGAGTATTCTTTTTTATCCGCAGATCATATTTTTTCCAGTGCAATCGAAAGGTATTTTCAATTGATTCACCTAAATATTGATTCTATGTTTCAAGAGTTTCGTTTAGAACTTATGGATTTGTTTCGAACGAGGTTACAAACTTCGGCGGAAAAAAATTTCACATCCTTTGAAATCAATTATGAGAGTTTTTCTGATCTTGAAGTTTTGGAAGATTATTTTACCAAAGAGTTGGGAGATTTTTGGAAAGAGTGGAAAGAAGGTTTTAGTAAAAAAAATCCCGGATAGAGGTCTTATCCGGGTTTTGATTGGAATAAATTTTTGCTTAAGCTTTTGATGTAACAGTTGCTACTTTTGCTTTTGTTTCAGCAACAACAGTGTTTGCTTTTCCGATGATAGTTTCTACTTGAGAAATTCCTTCTTGAAGGTATTTTCTAAGATTAACAGAAACTTCGCTTTGGTCTTGCGCACCTTTTGCTGCTAAGTTTTGGAATCCTGAGCTGATTTCAGAAATTGCTTTTTCTGCTTCTACTTTTGCAGTGTTTACTGCGCCTAGGATGAAGTTTAGTCCGTCTTTTACTTGTTGTTCCATTTTCATTTTTCCTTTTCGGTTTAATTTTGTGCGATGCACTACCCCTTTTTGTGCGGTGCACATGGATTCGTCAACCCGTTTTTGTATTTTTTTTCCGTATCGCACCAAAAAAGTGGATCGATGACTCACCCGGAATTTTTACCCATCCAGTGGAAATCGACCTACTTAGAACTTCTCGACCAACGTATTTTGCCAGGGAAAAAGGAATTTTTAAAATTATCCACCGCCGAAGATACTATTGTTGCCATTCGTGAAATGGCGGTTAGGGGAGCACCAGCCATTGCCATTACCGGAGTTTTCGCACTCACCTTAGGCGCCAAATCTAAGTCAGGTGGTGTCACTGAAAAAGAAACTTTGCAATTGCTTTCCTCTGTACTTGAATCTCGTCCCACTGCCGTCAATTTGAGTTATGCGATTCGAGAAGCAAAACACAGAATCCAAGAAGTCAAGGATTGGGAAACCATAGCCAAAATTTGGGAATCGTATGGTTTGGAAATGATGAAAGACGATTTGGCAGCAAACAAGGCTTTGGGGGAAAATGGAGTTTCTTTATTCCCAGAAAACCAATCTGAGTTTCATATCATCACTCATTGTAATACGGGAGCACTCGCGACAGCTGGACATGGAACAGCTCTTGGGGTCATTCGAAGTTTACGTGATGCTGGAAAGAAAGTAGTGGTTTATGCGGATGAAACTAGACCATTTTTGCAAGGATCTAGGCTTACTGCCTTTGAGATGATGGAAGAGGGAATTGAATGTTATATCATCACAGATGGAATGTCTGGGTGGTTGATGAATCATAAAAACATTGATGCGGTGCTCGTTGGATGTGACCGGGTGGCAGCAAATGGAGATACTGCCAACAAAATTGGAACTTACAATTTAGGGATTGTTGCCAAAGAACATGGAGTTCCCTTTTATGTTTGTGCTACCAAAGATAGTTTTGATCTAAATTTGAAATCAGGCGAAGAAATTCCTATTGAAATGAGAAAAGAATCAGAAGTGACACAATTTGATTTTTTAAAAGATGCCGATGGAAAGTATTTATTTCCCGAGGGAAAAACCTCACCTTTGGGTGCAAGGGCTCTCAATCCATCTTTTGATATCACGAAAGCACACTTAATTAAAAACTTTATCACAGAATTCGGATGTTTTCCTCCTTCAGAGATTTCTGATCGTCTAAAGAGTGTATGACGGAATTTGCAATTTTAGGCGGTGGATGTTTTTGGTGTACGGAAGCTGTTTATCTTAGGATACCAGGTATTCTGTCTGTTACCTCTGGATATGCAGGTGGTTCCAATCCCCATCCGACCTATAAAGAGATTTGTACTGGCACGACTGGTCATGCAGAAGTGATAAAAATTGAATTTGATCCAGAAGTGATTTCTTATTCTAAAGTATTGGAAATCTTTTGGAATTCCCATGATCCCACTACACTCAATAGACAGGGGAATGATGTCGGGACACAATATCGTTCTGTTATTTTTTATCTAAATGAAAAACAAAAAGAATTAGCTGTAGAATCAAAAAGAAAACATGCCTATTTATTTCCTGATCCCATTGTGACAGAAATTTCCGCGGCCCCAGAGTTTTATCCTGCGGAAGAGTACCACCAGAATTATTTTACTTTAAATCCGCAAAATCCCTACTGCCATTATGTAATTTTTCCCAAATTAAAAAAACTGGGTTTAAAACTATAATCGTAGTAAGGTTATTTCCCTTTAAAAGCGGTTAACATAGCTTTTTCTTGGTTTGGAAAGAAATTCATCACAAACGCAGTTTGAGCTTTTGTAATTTTTTCCACTTGTCTTCTGTATTTGATGACCGCACCTGGGTGGGCAGTATTTCGTACAACCACTTTAACATTGTCTTGGTTGTAACGTGCCCCTTTTAGTTCTTCTATTTTTGATCTGAGTAATTCTACGGTTTTGTTTTTTTTCTGATAAGCATCGAAGATTTCTTTGAACTTTTCTTTTCTGGCATCATCTAATTTTCCACGAGATCTTTGTACCACTTCTTTGATTTTTTGAATCTCTGGTACAAGTGCTTCTAACTCTCGTTCAAATTCAGCAAGTCTAGAACTCCCTTCCGTTAACAGTCTATCATTTTTGAAATGAAATCCTACTTCTACAATGGTATCCATCTGTGCAGTGGAACCAAGAGAAGATACAGTAATTCCTTGGTAAGAAATGATATCTGATCCAATGATAGAGGAAGATTCTCCCGTTAGGATTACATTTCCTAAACAAAGGATTCTACTTCCTAAAATAAAATTTTCAACAATACAATCTCCATCAATTTCGAGATTGGCATTTTCAATGAATTTCGCGCGAAGATCACCTTTGATGCGAATGACACCTTTGCCTTTCGCTTTCACTCCACCTTTGACTTCTAAGTCTTCACCCACAACTACATCGGATGATTCTACGTTTCCATCTAAATATAAAGAACCTTGGCAATTAACAATGGCACCTTCTTCGATGGTTCCTTTCACTCGGATGGTTCCTTCAAAGTTGATATTACCGGTTCCAAGGCCAATGTTACTTTCAATATTTAATTCAGGAGAAACAGTGAGAGATGTGTCTGTAGAAAACACAACTCCACTGAGAGATGCAAAATATTCTTTGAGTTGGCGACCTGGTTTTTCTGGATCTTCCACGGTTTTTGGAAGGACGTTTTTTCCTAAGGTAAGCCTTGGTCTATCGATGGGATTAGGATAAATTGGATTTCCTAAAACATCAATTCCTTGTTCGCCGGCAATTCCTTCAAACAAGGTAGCGAGTCTTTCGCCTTCTTTAACGTGTACATATTTATTGATATTTCTATAATCTGCGGACCCGTCATCTTTCAAAACAACACGTTGTGCTCTAGGAAAATAAAATTTAATCCAACCACTTTCGCCTTGTTTGGCGGGTTTCCCTTCAGCTACTTTAAAATTAAAATCTTCTTTTACTTTGGTGGGATCTTTCAGGATTTTGTCGATTTCGATGGCGGCTTTGTCTACCTCTTTCATCAAAATCCGATCTCTATGAATGGAAGCATTGTCCAGAGCTTCGTAAATTAATATATTGCTCATCGAACCGCCTAACAACCATATTGGTTTTGTAACCAAAGTTGCTGTAAGCCGATCCTCGGAGATTTGGATTTTCAGTCCCCGTTCCGGATTGAAGTCCGGTGCATTTTTAACGTCCATTCTGTTAAAAGTATCGGCATATTTTTTAGGAGAAACGAGAATTTCTATCGATTCAGCCAATATAGAAAACTTCCAAACGTTTGGAGGAGGGCAGGGACTCCGAAAATCTGGGAGTGGAGGGGCAGGCTATCCCCGTGGGTGAGGGCAGTGGAGGTGCGGTGGACATAGGGAATTCGTTTTTTCTGAAAGAGGAGAGCCAACTTTTCTGATTCCTCAGGGGAAATCACAGAATCCGTCTGTCCGTGTAGGAGAGAGACAGGACCCTCCAAAGTTTCCAACTGGTAAAAAGGGGAAAGATTTTCCGGGAGATTTTCAGGAACAGTGTCTAGAACTCGTTTTGCCAATTGCATGCGGAAGTTTGCATCCGCTCCCACTTGGGAAAAAAATTCTTTCGCTTGGGAAGATGTTTTTTTCAAGAGGTCTTCCGACCGGGCATCAGTTCCTAACCTTTTTAGCCCATTGTCCAAAGCGGCTTCGTAATAAACAGATTCTAACTCTTCTGCCAGTTTTGGTTCAAAACGATGGAGCATATTAAAAAGAATCACATACACGGCATAAGGATCGATATGGTAATTTGAAAAAACAAAGGGAACCGTATCTAAAAAATTACAATAAGCACCAATCACCATCGATGATTTGATTTTGTTTCTTGTGTTGGATTTGGAAGCGGCAATGAGTCCCATTCCACCAGAAAAACTTGCTGATAAGTATCCTAAATCCTTTCCGTTGAACAATTGTTTTGCGGAGTGAATTTCCATCATTAAATCTTGAATATTGGAAATAGTTTTTTCTTCGATCCTTAAGCCTTTCACTTCTGGAAGTTCAGGAAGGATCACACTATGATTGGAACTAGCAATGTTTTCTGCTAGTTCTATAATCCTAAGGTCATCGATACCCATAGCACTCATACCATGTTGGATATAAACACCTGGTAGCGAATTTGGATTTTTTCCTGTGGGATAAAAATGAAATGCCCTTCTTCCCGTATCGGGAAGTCGCAGTTCCTTACGTTCTAAAGATTTTTTTTGTTTTAACCCGGCATAACTCAAAACGAGAGGAATTGCCAAAACATAAGGTTTCATTCAGATTTAGTTTTTGGGAGTGGGGAATTTTTCCAACAATAAAATCAAATAAAGACGACCCATATATTCTTCTCCTCTTCTGTCTTTGAGATTGAAGATAAGAATGTATTGGCGAAAATGTTCTAGAGAGATGGGAACTAATTTATGGTTTAAATTCTCTGGTGGCAAAATGTCAAT
Protein-coding regions in this window:
- a CDS encoding AMP-dependent synthetase/ligase; the encoded protein is MRTMIDFYLNLPAKFGNKNAFATRVGAGVYQYKTYDDLLIDAKDLAFGLRSGLSEREKVAIFADNAYEWIQTSIAVTLLGAVDVPRASDVTDQDILYILNHSESKILFVENETVFKRVIRLESELEYLKEIVILYPPKEGNKELSSRKIKISTLQEIVAKGKELRKADPSDSFFLNSTIKESDLFTMIYTSGTTGTPKGVMLTHGNILFQLKNLPIRLQKGDRTLSILPVWHIFERIFEIFSLYYGACTYYSSVRTLKEDLRFVKPHFMASAPRLWESIYSGILGTLSKSSATKQKMFQIAMFFAKRFFISRQVITGNVLDIHPVVFWKQILRFVYHLFRFFLVCVPHFFFDFLVLSKIRKATGGELRGSCSGGGALPYHVDEFFNTIGIPVLEGYGMTETAPVLAMRTFEEIIPGSVGRIFPKTNLRLVDLHTGEVFLDTEVGKFVFGRKGEIHVKGKQVMAGYYKNPDATNKVLVDGWLNTGDLGIFTANHNLRIVGRSKETIVLLGGENVEPVPIESKILESEWIDQCMVVGQDQKYLSVLVYPNVSRFDEPLSGEFWKQKEVIQKIESEIKAKVNAQTGFKSFERVVGVAILPKPFEVGDELTAKLSLKRHVITEKYKSEIAKLYSNN
- a CDS encoding CHAT domain-containing protein, with the protein product MLSLIIDRVGNVNIFNVLEDHLPVEESHIQSTLDDDLILEYLGEVERLVHVSQSVLSKPNQILNADILQDLKILGETFYQQFFPQSIIEKLKNTTKHSIHFNIDPTLALVPWELLHDGTSFLSDKFRIGKTIRGGLHRPTHHENRKIKMLIIADPTEDLPHAQKEGEVLFSVLSQKVPTHLLELEFIGGKQVTKLKLLSLIKDKHIIHYSGHLHFSDDSLENGWLLSDGKVLKAREIKSTGIDTDLVFSNSCMSAKSAGKKLNTNVMNQYAGAFLTAGIKTFVGTNWEILDNERTIDFTVRFYTFLFSDKSVGESLFLSKEFARRNYHANDLTWANYALYGNPDFSLFVKERRNFHSAKILNPTSVLEFYPTPIAVAYSKLVNSGKSKTTGKNNILGLAKLFEAISQVVGMMVFSDHAAHAMNKSIPNNPDDAVTLRKWWELVYGCVWDFQKLKIASILELALPVLHEQKETIFKIVGWMESWERDEIQEEEIESYQIILQFFLENMLLEFSELEKVSILLVSENHNPHFYFKGIKPAYLYPSSPGSKDKLQEQLSKHKGNLVLLHESRKIVIPFPTYFKEKKETGDLELVFNGLTPFVLGAKQN
- a CDS encoding sigma-70 family RNA polymerase sigma factor — translated: MKQTSYTTEEILEIVKACGAGDEKALRTFFDIYSQDIYNFPIRVFHLSEDDASDYYIYAFERLKTGKRFKSFVGKSSFKTWFFSVLRNLLIDWQRTKREVKTQTISKVNKEGKEYSTIEDEPDKRSEALALAIDVSDQFHSVLSTIKIENRVVFKLSFVYYLHLDPEEVHYIAEKTNRSEEEIRLEILRLREELSGREEENLKMEDKITSLYLNILDLKEQKKSKAQGDSVEAQYYKERLDHALSKKYEQRKKLIEKKQKGHFLVRTPYREIAKILGISEGGVSVTLLRVLEKMQKKMHSMAGEG
- a CDS encoding sigma-54 down-regulated protein, producing MEQQVKDGLNFILGAVNTAKVEAEKAISEISSGFQNLAAKGAQDQSEVSVNLRKYLQEGISQVETIIGKANTVVAETKAKVATVTSKA
- a CDS encoding M23 family metallopeptidase; the protein is MRSIVVVFSLLASFIFAEEPVSDIKPEFVWPIQGLELPGLITSTFGESRKDHFHNGLDISSVFQPVKSMSQGFILYSRYAEDDPFEEERGSGNIVWIAHKNGYVSGYYHLGGTRNEKVRTGKQVSAGDTIGISGNTGHSTGGHLHFVLGKDYGKTLLDPLTYLPPVEDNMPPQIANLFIHVGENYTNLNDGDNINVSKAFPLTVSIIDGGIKNSQRRGIKEVKFLFNGEAYKQANFESLRFEDGKWKTKEGHSFDDLFFKDRYLVGVLNLKAGENVIKVQTKDFSGQSADRSFSINITRISGGN
- the mtnA gene encoding S-methyl-5-thioribose-1-phosphate isomerase, encoding MTHPEFLPIQWKSTYLELLDQRILPGKKEFLKLSTAEDTIVAIREMAVRGAPAIAITGVFALTLGAKSKSGGVTEKETLQLLSSVLESRPTAVNLSYAIREAKHRIQEVKDWETIAKIWESYGLEMMKDDLAANKALGENGVSLFPENQSEFHIITHCNTGALATAGHGTALGVIRSLRDAGKKVVVYADETRPFLQGSRLTAFEMMEEGIECYIITDGMSGWLMNHKNIDAVLVGCDRVAANGDTANKIGTYNLGIVAKEHGVPFYVCATKDSFDLNLKSGEEIPIEMRKESEVTQFDFLKDADGKYLFPEGKTSPLGARALNPSFDITKAHLIKNFITEFGCFPPSEISDRLKSV
- a CDS encoding AraC family transcriptional regulator yields the protein MGSGSVFCLVWSLSNLIQNRNTSGFVWSFVLFSTGLWLLTGAFMFTGFYQYLPTIALVHIPFVFLSATLLYLYLEYLFLEKPIHIKIYHFVPAFLSVIFLIPFYLESNTQQLEILEQLGKTEYGSVIVGLNFGIKISILLSVGTFLIKEWIPNVRLSVFFTKKAIYSLIFILLIWIDLLLGSIGFTFQIPFFRKLSAYLLPVLMYFYYFTRELWAPFVSDVRDSIQRNKYEKSKLVSVQLETIDQRLYELMCEKVFCDEDLSLSKLAEMAEVKPGQLSEYFHKRYGFGFYQYINQYRIDEAKRLLLESEERSILSIADSVGFNSKSTFNRVFLETVGSTPSEFRKQSKLA